Below is a window of 'Nostoc azollae' 0708 DNA.
AAAATCTGATTTGACAACTAAATTAGCATCAAAAGGATATTCCACGCGAAAAATAGATAAACCTGTTTGTGAGGCTGCTAAATCTCTCGCCTTTTGATAACATTAATAGGACTTACCCACTGATAAAGTAGCAAAATAGTGTAGGGATAAAAAATGTCATCTACTTAGGAGGTATGGGAGAATTAGAGAAATAACCAAACCTTCTACAGCAGAATGCAATCTGGAACATTACACTCTTTTGTTGCTATCAGAACCAAAGTATGGGGGATGTTGTAGATTGGCAGAGATATTGGAAAAAGTTTCACATGACAGTGTGAATAAATTATTGCTCACAGAGACATAGGAACCGAAGGATTTATTCGATACAGTAAAGGAAATCATAAATATAATAGGAGGGATTGCAAGTGTAGATGACACAGTAGTATAAAAATTGTATAGTGACCCAAAAACTGCAGTATTAATCAGTTATTTTTGGTCTGGGAAATATCATAAGAGCATCAAAGGAATAGATTTAATCACACTGTACTACAGTGATGTGTATGGAAATTCAGTACGAATAAATTACAGAATATACGACAAAAAGGAGGGAAAGACGAAGAACGATTATTTTCAGGAAATGCTCAAGGAAGTGATTGACTGGGGTGTAAAACCAAGAATAGTTACAGGAGACAGTTGGTATTCAGGGGTAGAAAGCTGAAAATTCTTAAAAAACCAGAAATTGGGTTTTCTGTTTGGGATTTAGAAAAATAGAACAGTATCAAATAAACTGAAAAAGTATTGTCTATTAAGGAGTTTAGAAATTCTCGGTGAAGGTTCGATAACTCATTTGAGAGCATTTGGATTGATCAAACTGTTTAGGCAAGACTTCAAGAAAGAAGACTCTAGAGACTAGACTCTATAGTGTATCTACCAGATGAACAAGCTCTCAATCAAATCACCAAAAGTGAATTTGTGACAATTCATAATACTCATTGGGGGATTGAAAGTTTTCATAGAGCCATCAAACAAGTATGTGGAATTTGTTGACTTATGGTTAGAGATAGCCAAGAAATTAAAACACATATATTTTGTTCACTTCTTTCGAAAAAATGCGCTCTGAAAACATAATTTCTAATTGGTATGAATTGCAAAGGAACTTATTCACTTTAGTTGTGCGCGACTACATTGTGGAAAGTCTTACCAATCCTGGTACTGCTTAATACCCATGGATGACTGTTCTTCTCAATACGTAACTTCTATAATATTTAAATTTAGTAGTGTTCTCTGACAGCGGACTCAAGTAATTTCAACTAATGCTTCACCAGAAGACAAAATTTCCAAAGCTTCTAGTAAATTTGCACTCAAAATCTCTCTCACCGTAGCATTATAAATATTACCACAGGTTAGCCATATGACTTGCGGTGGTGGTGTTTCCAGACGATCAACTAAATCAATAAAGTCCCTATTTTTAGTGATAAAGATAACTCCTTGAGCTTTTGCAGCCTCAAAAATGTCCTCATCTTCAGCATCTCTTAGTCCCACATCACGCAAGACTAAGGCGATTATACTAAATGTCTGAGTAATCCAAGTAGCAATAGATGGTGATAAGTGTGCATCAACCCAAATTATCATGCAACTAACACCGGAGAAAACAACAACTTAAACCCTATACAACCAAGGTTATTACCTATGGCTGAGAACAACTATCGCTCAACTTCGCACAGGGGAGTTTTCTGCTCTTAATTTAGAGAATTTATTAGAGGAATTAGAAACTCTAAGTAGAACTCAAAAACGGACAATTCAAAATTTATTAATTAAGCTTCTTGTACATCTAATTAAACTTAAATCTTGGGATAAGTAGGTGGGTGGGAGAATCTATAACTATGTCATGGCGAATGCGGCAAAGGGGAATCAAGGAATCCCAATTGCTTCAAGTAATTTACATTTTGTTAAATAGTTATGTTTATTTGTGTCTATCCACTTAGTGAAAGAGAACGTAATCAAGGACCTTGGAAAGGTGAAATTAGAACATTTCGCAGACAGATAAAAGATGAACTTAAAGATAGTCCCAGTTTAAAACATTACATCTTAGAAATATTTGATGAATGTTATCAAGACGCG
It encodes the following:
- a CDS encoding DUF5615 family PIN-like protein, with translation MIIWVDAHLSPSIATWITQTFSIIALVLRDVGLRDAEDEDIFEAAKAQGVIFITKNRDFIDLVDRLETPPPQVIWLTCGNIYNATVREILSANLLEALEILSSGEALVEIT